One segment of Parvularcula sp. IMCC14364 DNA contains the following:
- a CDS encoding glycosyltransferase family 2 protein: protein MTATPDLSAEISPLILELNEDGIEPRERQSRLQEITAKYEMHLLEKAVSYFQATYPIQSASNILTRPQTYSFIAIAVWLAVMAYLSPEILPPMISTAYITYCLVLALLRCWLLLESVRVPEARAAPPEHKADYELPVITILVPLYQEAASVPYIHEALSALDYPQDKLDIKILLEENDLGTEKAARQYFLDTQYHLIVVPDSAPQTKPKACNYGLWLARGDLVVVYDAEDRPDPDQLRIAAKLFATAPEQVACAQARLNYYNPERNGLTRLFTLEYTFLFDTLLPVFCRHNMPIPLGGTSNFFRTHVLQEIGGWDPYNVTEDADIGLRLSDSSYRTTMLNSTTWEEATPDMRGWLRQRSRWIKGYIQKWLVHLRQPGGSLMSGQFWRKQVTLHFVVASVIVAALINPIFWLLFVLWLAGFQGIESSFFPEPLGGLAVTSFLLGNFLLVYLYMIAPLNRRWLQHTPYALLLPLYWLLQSIAGYMALWQLCRNPFYWEKTHHNPTTEIPTDAPY from the coding sequence GTGACTGCCACACCAGACCTGTCTGCGGAAATTTCACCCCTCATTCTTGAACTCAATGAAGACGGCATTGAGCCACGCGAACGCCAGTCCAGACTTCAAGAAATTACCGCGAAATATGAAATGCACCTCCTGGAAAAAGCTGTGTCATATTTTCAGGCGACATATCCAATCCAAAGCGCTTCAAACATTCTGACGAGGCCCCAAACATACAGCTTTATTGCAATCGCGGTATGGTTGGCTGTGATGGCATATCTTTCACCCGAGATATTGCCTCCAATGATCAGTACTGCTTATATAACTTACTGTCTGGTGCTTGCACTTCTGCGCTGCTGGCTTTTGCTGGAATCCGTCAGAGTGCCGGAAGCCCGGGCGGCGCCCCCTGAGCATAAAGCAGACTATGAGCTGCCCGTCATCACCATACTGGTTCCACTATATCAAGAAGCTGCAAGCGTTCCCTATATACATGAAGCCCTGTCCGCGCTGGATTATCCGCAGGACAAGCTGGATATAAAAATTCTTCTCGAAGAAAATGATCTAGGCACAGAAAAAGCTGCAAGACAATATTTTCTCGATACGCAGTATCATCTGATAGTTGTGCCCGATAGCGCGCCACAGACTAAACCTAAAGCCTGTAACTATGGTCTGTGGCTTGCACGTGGTGACCTTGTTGTCGTTTACGACGCGGAAGACAGACCGGACCCTGACCAACTCCGCATAGCAGCAAAATTATTTGCCACTGCACCAGAGCAGGTTGCCTGCGCACAGGCACGTCTGAATTATTATAACCCGGAACGTAACGGCCTCACACGACTGTTTACTCTGGAATACACTTTCCTGTTTGATACGCTGCTGCCTGTTTTCTGCCGCCACAACATGCCGATACCGTTGGGGGGAACATCAAATTTCTTCCGCACACACGTGCTTCAGGAAATAGGTGGCTGGGATCCTTATAATGTGACCGAAGATGCTGATATTGGTCTGAGACTGAGCGATTCCAGCTATCGGACTACAATGCTGAATTCTACGACATGGGAAGAAGCGACCCCAGACATGAGAGGCTGGCTGCGCCAGCGGTCACGCTGGATCAAGGGCTATATACAGAAATGGCTGGTACATTTGCGCCAGCCAGGCGGATCCCTGATGAGTGGTCAATTCTGGCGCAAACAGGTCACCCTCCACTTCGTCGTCGCATCCGTTATTGTTGCTGCTTTGATTAACCCGATATTCTGGCTGCTGTTCGTGCTGTGGCTTGCAGGCTTCCAGGGAATTGAGTCCAGCTTCTTTCCTGAACCTCTCGGCGGTCTGGCCGTCACAAGCTTTCTGCTCGGGAATTTCCTGCTGGTATATCTCTACATGATTGCTCCCCTGAACAGACGGTGGCTTCAGCATACGCCTTATGCCCTGCTGTTGCCGCTTTACTGGCTGTTGCAAAGCATCGCCGGATATATGGCACTGTGGCAGCTATGCCGAAATCCCTTCTATTGGGAAAAAACGCATCACAACCCGACAACAGAAATCCCGACTGATGCGCCCTATTGA
- the dapF gene encoding diaminopimelate epimerase, which translates to MTDALFDLTGLPFWKMNGLGNDFVIVDLRRTSHRMTEEAAITLGARDGAYGCDQIITLESRAGEPYMGIWNADGSEAGACGNAARCIGWLLMKESGAQGVAFLTPAGEVEAQWIGNERISVDMGEPRLKWQDIPLAEQMDDTRFIDIKLGPIDNPVLWGPSAVNMGNPHCIFFVDDVSAHQLDKFGPMIEHHPLFPERANISIAQVRGQYDIRLRVWERGAGITRACGTAACAALVAANRRRLTARKASVELDGGTLAIEWRESDDHVIMAGPVELEHQGTLSR; encoded by the coding sequence ATGACCGACGCGTTATTTGATCTCACTGGCCTCCCATTCTGGAAAATGAATGGTCTTGGTAATGATTTCGTCATTGTAGACCTGCGCCGTACCAGCCACAGGATGACCGAGGAAGCGGCGATCACCCTTGGCGCGCGTGACGGCGCCTATGGATGCGATCAGATCATTACGCTGGAGAGTCGCGCCGGTGAGCCTTACATGGGTATCTGGAATGCTGATGGTTCGGAGGCAGGTGCCTGCGGCAATGCTGCACGCTGCATTGGCTGGCTGTTGATGAAAGAGAGTGGCGCCCAGGGTGTAGCCTTCCTGACCCCGGCAGGTGAGGTTGAAGCGCAATGGATTGGCAACGAACGTATCAGCGTTGATATGGGCGAGCCACGCCTGAAGTGGCAGGATATTCCCCTGGCAGAACAAATGGATGATACACGTTTCATTGATATCAAGCTGGGGCCTATCGATAACCCGGTTCTCTGGGGGCCGTCTGCGGTCAACATGGGTAATCCGCACTGCATCTTCTTTGTAGATGATGTGAGCGCCCATCAACTCGATAAATTCGGGCCCATGATTGAGCATCATCCGCTTTTCCCGGAGCGGGCCAATATTTCAATCGCACAGGTGCGCGGACAATATGATATCCGTCTGCGTGTTTGGGAGCGTGGCGCTGGCATCACCAGAGCATGCGGCACGGCAGCATGTGCCGCTCTTGTTGCTGCAAACAGGCGACGCCTTACAGCGCGCAAGGCTAGCGTGGAACTTGATGGCGGCACACTGGCGATTGAATGGCGGGAGAGCGACGATCATGTCATCATGGCCGGGCCGGTAGAGTTGGAGCATCAGGGGACTCTCAGTCGTTAA
- the mtaB gene encoding tRNA (N(6)-L-threonylcarbamoyladenosine(37)-C(2))-methylthiotransferase MtaB — protein sequence MSDRPTSNHGAATEVVSMGCRLNGYESEKMAAHAKNAGLQDAVIINSCAVTNEAVRQTRQKIRQAKRNTPDKKIIVTGCAAQIDPGSFELMPEVSAVIGNAQKMQADIWKTLGHKPAETSLVSDIMAETTLTTAQPDPSASKRTRAYVQIQNGCDHRCTFCIIPYGRGNSRSVPIEEVISEVRQLTQAGTREVVLTGVDITSYGPDLPGEPDLGTLVARLLAAVPDLPRLRLSSIDEAEIDERLFELLVTEERITPYLHLSLQSGDNMILKRMKRRHTREQAIEFCRKISACRPEMAFGADIIAGFPTETEEMFENSVSLVSACDLSYLHVFPYSPRQGTPAARMPQLDRETIKDRSRRLRAAGDAALSKHLDSLAGRSFEVLTEKATDTAKLARGRLANFAEVTFDPKGDMSLLDPGHLVKVMLTGHDGRILTGSPVEKTVQ from the coding sequence ATGAGTGATCGACCAACCAGCAATCACGGAGCAGCAACCGAAGTCGTCAGCATGGGCTGTCGGCTGAATGGTTATGAGTCCGAGAAAATGGCCGCTCACGCAAAAAATGCCGGGTTACAGGATGCTGTCATTATCAACAGCTGCGCTGTCACCAATGAAGCGGTGCGTCAGACCCGGCAGAAAATCAGGCAAGCCAAAAGAAACACCCCTGATAAAAAAATTATCGTCACAGGGTGTGCTGCGCAGATTGATCCTGGCAGTTTTGAACTGATGCCGGAAGTAAGTGCTGTAATCGGAAATGCCCAAAAAATGCAGGCCGATATATGGAAAACACTCGGCCACAAGCCTGCTGAAACTTCTCTGGTTTCTGACATTATGGCAGAAACCACACTAACCACCGCACAACCTGACCCTTCAGCATCGAAACGCACCCGTGCATATGTCCAGATTCAAAATGGCTGCGATCACCGCTGCACTTTCTGCATTATTCCATATGGGCGCGGCAACAGCCGTTCTGTACCGATTGAAGAGGTGATTTCAGAGGTGCGCCAGCTCACTCAGGCTGGCACTCGAGAAGTGGTACTCACAGGCGTGGATATAACCTCTTATGGGCCAGACCTGCCGGGAGAACCAGATCTCGGCACGCTTGTTGCACGCCTGCTGGCAGCCGTTCCGGATCTGCCGCGCTTGCGGCTCTCCTCCATTGATGAGGCAGAAATAGACGAGCGACTTTTTGAGCTGCTCGTGACTGAAGAACGCATCACACCATATCTTCACCTGTCGCTGCAATCCGGCGATAATATGATCCTTAAACGCATGAAACGACGGCATACGCGTGAGCAGGCGATCGAGTTCTGTCGCAAAATCAGCGCGTGCCGCCCGGAAATGGCGTTTGGTGCAGATATTATTGCCGGTTTCCCGACGGAAACTGAAGAAATGTTTGAAAACTCTGTTTCACTCGTGAGCGCGTGCGACCTGTCGTATTTGCATGTTTTCCCGTACTCCCCCCGGCAGGGGACACCAGCTGCCCGTATGCCACAGCTGGATCGCGAAACAATTAAAGACCGGTCGCGGCGCTTGAGGGCAGCAGGAGATGCCGCTTTGTCAAAACATCTCGACAGCCTCGCAGGACGTTCGTTTGAAGTGCTGACTGAGAAAGCGACAGACACAGCAAAACTGGCACGCGGTCGATTGGCAAATTTTGCGGAAGTGACATTTGATCCGAAAGGCGACATGAGCCTTCTGGACCCCGGGCATCTCGTCAAAGTGATGCTGACCGGTCATGACGGGCGTATTTTGACAGGATCGCCAGTGGAGAAAACAGTACAGTGA
- the ftsY gene encoding signal recognition particle-docking protein FtsY yields the protein MSEKKGFLGRLFGRDKKPDTEEQGHTPENDADTQGVEQLPADDTTHTSSEADPAPEPATQTTSSLDEEPAKEKPGFFSGLFGDGGNTEETKSDAPSIDEAAIISERREVAEKLTTQVRHELQTAFAGNAEKFTARLQEETIPPLIQEERTETADEFEIEIEAEETAPDLPDMPELEEPEPEKKRGFFGRLTQGLSKSSAKLSGGVSAIFTKRKLDDDTLEELEDLLITADLGVPAATRITTALAKDKFDKEISDTEVRKVLAEEIAGSLLPLEKDIIINPANRPHVILMTGVNGAGKTTTIGKLARKFSGEGKSVMLAAGDTFRAAAIEQLAVWGARVGAPVISRAVGADAAGLAYDALQEARAQNIDVLMIDTAGRLQNRTELMDELAKIVRVIRKLDETAPHDTILVLDATVGQNAISQAEVFTQIAGVSGLIMTKLDGTARGGVLVALADKFSLPVHYVGVGESVEDLQPFSAENFTRALTGIEELTVKS from the coding sequence GTGAGCGAAAAAAAAGGGTTTCTCGGACGCCTCTTTGGCCGGGACAAGAAACCAGACACCGAAGAACAGGGCCATACGCCTGAAAACGATGCGGACACGCAGGGTGTAGAACAGCTGCCAGCGGACGATACGACTCATACTTCGAGCGAGGCAGATCCCGCTCCCGAACCTGCAACTCAAACAACATCTTCGCTCGACGAAGAGCCTGCAAAGGAAAAACCCGGATTTTTCAGCGGTCTTTTTGGCGACGGGGGCAACACAGAAGAAACTAAAAGCGACGCGCCATCTATTGATGAGGCTGCGATTATCTCAGAACGTCGCGAGGTGGCAGAGAAACTGACCACGCAGGTACGTCATGAACTGCAAACGGCTTTCGCCGGAAACGCAGAAAAGTTCACAGCTAGATTGCAAGAAGAAACAATCCCGCCGCTCATCCAGGAGGAGAGAACAGAAACTGCTGATGAGTTTGAAATAGAAATTGAGGCCGAAGAAACAGCGCCGGATCTGCCCGATATGCCGGAGCTGGAAGAACCAGAGCCGGAGAAGAAACGCGGGTTCTTTGGACGCCTGACTCAAGGCCTGTCTAAATCATCTGCAAAATTATCGGGTGGTGTCAGCGCTATTTTCACCAAGCGCAAACTTGATGACGACACGCTGGAAGAACTGGAAGATCTGCTGATTACGGCAGATCTTGGCGTGCCAGCCGCAACACGCATCACCACGGCGCTGGCGAAGGACAAGTTCGACAAGGAAATCAGCGATACTGAAGTACGAAAGGTCCTGGCCGAAGAAATCGCCGGTAGCCTTCTGCCCCTTGAAAAAGACATCATCATCAATCCAGCCAACCGGCCTCATGTGATCTTGATGACAGGCGTGAATGGTGCAGGCAAGACAACGACTATTGGCAAACTGGCCCGGAAGTTTTCTGGTGAAGGAAAGTCTGTCATGCTGGCAGCCGGTGACACATTCCGGGCAGCAGCGATCGAACAACTGGCTGTATGGGGAGCGCGCGTCGGTGCACCAGTTATTTCCCGTGCCGTTGGCGCGGATGCCGCTGGCCTTGCCTATGACGCATTGCAGGAAGCACGGGCACAGAATATCGATGTGCTCATGATTGACACCGCAGGGCGTTTGCAGAATCGCACCGAACTGATGGATGAACTGGCCAAAATTGTCCGTGTGATCCGCAAACTCGATGAGACGGCACCACACGACACCATTCTCGTGCTCGACGCCACGGTTGGCCAGAATGCCATTAGCCAGGCTGAGGTATTCACCCAGATCGCAGGCGTATCCGGCCTGATCATGACTAAACTGGACGGCACCGCGCGCGGCGGCGTTCTTGTGGCTCTGGCTGACAAATTCAGCCTGCCCGTACATTATGTTGGCGTCGGCGAAAGTGTCGAAGACCTGCAACCATTCAGCGCTGAAAACTTTACAAGAGCGCTCACAGGCATCGAGGAACTGACGGTAAAGTCATGA
- a CDS encoding inner membrane-spanning protein YciB: MTESKPKREKLTGTPKMLVELGPLAAFFIGYFMGGRIGPVLDRTFGTQMFSEGGDGVFVATALFIPVWMVASVYSVWKERSISPMLVLTGILVIGFGSLTLIFQSKIFYYVRSTLVYLLFAGLLGGGLMIKRIFLKMIMGEALNLPDTAWRTLTWRFVWLYLALAVGNEILWRTMTPGCLPDVPCDGEAWYVRIETFGFMVLIFLFIIAQTPFISKHLIEEDAPEGAPSAPGDNLQLKDMGETGQGTSREQQGIPNAKDRPEGS, encoded by the coding sequence ATGACAGAATCAAAACCCAAAAGAGAGAAGCTGACCGGCACACCTAAAATGCTGGTAGAGCTTGGTCCGCTGGCAGCATTTTTTATTGGATATTTCATGGGCGGCCGCATTGGCCCGGTGCTTGATCGGACCTTCGGCACGCAGATGTTCAGTGAAGGGGGCGATGGTGTATTCGTCGCTACCGCACTTTTCATCCCTGTGTGGATGGTCGCAAGTGTCTATTCGGTCTGGAAGGAACGCAGTATTTCCCCGATGCTGGTCCTAACCGGCATACTGGTAATAGGCTTTGGGTCACTGACACTGATCTTTCAAAGCAAGATTTTCTATTATGTGAGATCCACACTTGTGTATCTGCTGTTTGCTGGCCTACTGGGCGGCGGCCTCATGATCAAACGGATATTCCTGAAAATGATCATGGGAGAGGCCCTGAATTTACCGGATACGGCATGGCGCACCCTAACATGGCGGTTTGTTTGGCTTTACCTCGCATTGGCAGTTGGTAATGAGATCTTGTGGAGAACCATGACGCCAGGTTGCTTGCCTGACGTGCCATGTGACGGGGAAGCCTGGTATGTACGGATTGAAACCTTCGGTTTCATGGTACTTATTTTCCTGTTCATCATTGCTCAAACACCCTTCATTTCGAAACACCTGATTGAAGAAGACGCCCCAGAAGGTGCCCCCTCAGCACCCGGTGATAACCTGCAGTTGAAAGATATGGGCGAGACAGGACAAGGAACCTCACGCGAACAACAGGGCATACCTAATGCTAAAGACCGCCCGGAGGGTTCGTGA
- a CDS encoding NUDIX hydrolase: protein MTTDNLEPEFARRVPEDDNMERSVCTRCGFIDYQNPKIVVGSVAVAGEQILLCKRAIEPRKSFWTLPAGFMELKETLEEAAMREAQEEACAELAIDRVLATYSVPHISQVQIMFRARLINPETIAAGPESEAVGLFNWSEIPWTDLAFPSVYWALKQYDQSKDNDDFAPFTNPPGGL, encoded by the coding sequence GTGACTACCGATAATCTTGAACCAGAGTTTGCGCGAAGAGTGCCCGAAGATGATAACATGGAACGGTCCGTCTGTACGCGCTGTGGCTTTATTGATTACCAGAACCCTAAAATCGTTGTTGGTTCTGTCGCGGTTGCAGGTGAGCAGATTTTGCTCTGCAAACGTGCAATTGAGCCACGAAAAAGTTTCTGGACACTACCGGCCGGATTTATGGAGTTGAAGGAAACCCTTGAAGAAGCTGCCATGCGTGAGGCGCAGGAAGAGGCCTGTGCTGAACTTGCTATTGACCGTGTGTTGGCAACATACAGCGTGCCACATATCTCTCAGGTGCAGATTATGTTTCGTGCAAGGCTTATCAACCCTGAAACCATTGCAGCCGGGCCGGAAAGTGAAGCGGTGGGCCTTTTCAATTGGTCGGAAATCCCGTGGACGGACCTTGCTTTTCCCAGCGTCTACTGGGCACTGAAGCAGTATGATCAGTCAAAAGACAACGATGATTTTGCGCCGTTCACGAACCCTCCGGGCGGTCTTTAG
- a CDS encoding MarR family winged helix-turn-helix transcriptional regulator: MAKFSLQKSPGHLIRRAQQYSYDLYAKEVGKTGPTPRQFAVLHTVSEDEGLSQTDLVRKTGIDRSTLADMISRLIKKGYLARQRTKTDARANSVKLTAAGKKVLTSATAKVVNAETAALNVLPKTQQAAFMKALATYAEALDKIEAEQMAPKKRAPRKKVAKKAPAKKAAKKAPAKRVVKKKAPAKKAAAKKAPAKRAVKKKATRKKR; the protein is encoded by the coding sequence ATGGCTAAATTCTCGCTGCAAAAATCACCGGGCCACCTTATTCGCCGTGCCCAACAATATTCATACGACCTGTATGCCAAAGAAGTTGGCAAAACAGGCCCAACCCCACGTCAGTTTGCTGTTCTGCACACTGTCTCCGAAGATGAAGGCTTGAGCCAGACTGATCTCGTCCGCAAGACTGGCATTGATCGCTCTACACTCGCAGACATGATCTCTCGCCTGATCAAAAAAGGCTACCTCGCTCGCCAACGTACAAAAACAGACGCACGTGCCAATTCAGTCAAGCTGACTGCGGCCGGTAAAAAAGTGCTGACATCAGCAACAGCTAAAGTTGTGAATGCAGAAACAGCGGCGCTGAATGTACTGCCTAAAACACAGCAGGCTGCTTTCATGAAAGCACTGGCAACTTACGCAGAGGCTCTCGACAAGATCGAAGCTGAGCAAATGGCACCAAAGAAACGTGCACCACGCAAGAAAGTTGCGAAAAAAGCGCCAGCCAAAAAAGCTGCGAAAAAAGCACCAGCAAAACGCGTTGTGAAAAAGAAAGCGCCAGCCAAAAAAGCTGCCGCGAAGAAAGCACCAGCAAAACGCGCGGTGAAAAAGAAAGCGACACGCAAGAAAAGATAA
- the xth gene encoding exodeoxyribonuclease III, with product MKITTWNINSVRLRIGQVEKFLKEHAPDVLCLQEIKCVNDQFPSKALRKLGYEHIAVHGQPGYHGVAIISRHPFTAEQAHQFCGKDDTRHISVRLKGGLEIHNFYVPAGGDVPDPEVNEKFAHKLAFMQEMAGWFSENIARKSILVGDLNVAPTENDIWSHKQLLKVVSHTPVEVEHMQAVMDSVGWIDVARELIPEPEKLYSWWSYRAKDWRASNKGRRLDHIWVTPALRKAALDGGREAYTIHDEARGWEKASDHAPVTLILDI from the coding sequence ATGAAAATCACGACATGGAACATTAATTCTGTTCGCCTGCGCATTGGTCAGGTTGAGAAGTTTCTGAAGGAACACGCGCCTGATGTCCTCTGTCTTCAGGAAATCAAATGCGTCAATGACCAGTTTCCCTCAAAAGCCCTGCGGAAACTGGGGTATGAGCACATCGCTGTTCATGGGCAGCCTGGTTACCATGGGGTGGCGATAATCTCACGGCATCCATTTACAGCTGAGCAGGCGCACCAGTTCTGCGGGAAAGACGATACACGCCATATCAGTGTGCGCCTGAAGGGCGGTCTTGAGATACATAATTTCTATGTGCCTGCAGGTGGGGATGTACCGGACCCGGAAGTGAATGAGAAATTCGCACACAAACTGGCATTCATGCAGGAAATGGCAGGATGGTTCAGTGAGAACATTGCCCGAAAGTCTATTCTTGTTGGTGATCTGAATGTAGCGCCGACAGAGAATGATATCTGGTCGCACAAGCAACTGCTCAAAGTTGTCTCACATACGCCGGTTGAAGTGGAACATATGCAGGCAGTAATGGATAGCGTCGGCTGGATAGATGTGGCCCGCGAGTTGATCCCGGAGCCAGAAAAACTTTATTCGTGGTGGTCCTATCGTGCCAAAGACTGGCGTGCCTCCAACAAAGGGCGGCGGCTGGATCATATCTGGGTCACGCCCGCGCTTCGCAAGGCCGCACTGGATGGTGGTCGCGAGGCCTATACCATTCACGATGAGGCGCGTGGTTGGGAAAAAGCCTCCGACCATGCGCCAGTTACCCTGATACTGGATATCTGA
- a CDS encoding sulfite exporter TauE/SafE family protein, with amino-acid sequence MSFLPPEMPHLWQAALIIFTSFFGSALTAAFSIGGGLLLIAVMSSVMPAIAVVPVHGAVMVGSNAGRASILFRHIDWPILGWFAIGAVIGASIGSQVVTNLPAWAFRFAIAAFIIFTQWGPKFRNLGFGPRSYIVAGGISSFLTLFVGATGPFISTILSKVPGMVRQGLIASSGACMTLQHGLKVIVFFLAGFIYAPWIPLIAAALVSGFCGTLLGTKLLGNLSEAVFRKLLKWLLTAMAVYLLTLAAIEVLSL; translated from the coding sequence ATGAGTTTTCTTCCCCCTGAGATGCCACACCTGTGGCAGGCAGCGCTTATCATCTTCACCAGTTTTTTTGGGTCCGCCCTCACAGCAGCTTTCAGTATTGGCGGCGGCCTGCTGCTGATCGCAGTTATGAGTTCTGTCATGCCTGCCATCGCTGTGGTCCCCGTGCACGGCGCTGTGATGGTCGGATCTAACGCAGGCCGTGCAAGCATTCTGTTCCGGCATATCGACTGGCCGATTCTTGGCTGGTTCGCGATTGGTGCCGTCATCGGGGCGAGCATCGGATCTCAGGTTGTGACCAACCTGCCTGCCTGGGCCTTTCGTTTCGCCATCGCGGCATTCATTATCTTCACACAATGGGGGCCGAAATTTCGCAATCTTGGATTTGGTCCCAGATCATATATTGTGGCAGGCGGCATCTCATCATTTTTGACGCTTTTTGTCGGCGCAACCGGTCCTTTTATTTCGACAATCCTGTCAAAAGTTCCCGGCATGGTACGGCAGGGCCTCATTGCCTCCTCGGGTGCCTGCATGACCCTGCAACATGGTCTGAAAGTGATCGTTTTTTTTCTGGCCGGGTTCATATACGCGCCATGGATACCCCTGATCGCGGCGGCGCTGGTAAGCGGTTTTTGCGGGACTTTGCTGGGCACGAAACTTCTGGGCAATCTTTCCGAAGCAGTATTCCGTAAACTGTTGAAATGGTTGCTGACGGCCATGGCTGTCTATCTACTGACACTTGCCGCAATAGAGGTCCTCTCACTCTGA
- a CDS encoding outer membrane lipoprotein carrier protein LolA, protein MIISDIFAPCMSVFAVAAVEAAPVSLEPAAVAAPVIVAQVTADDLNAAQISEPEPQPQGMQAPYSAEVQPLTVPTVESDFSYQTGPLAYEDRTDEEVFAMAVTSLRGIETMSADFIQTAPSGNITTGQLQLSRPGRLRFEYDDPNPTLIVATQGLVYVHDADLETTDSYPVNRTPLKFLLNRNVQTEDARLKEVLRSEAAVNLILESTDVETQGEMVLTFDAPDMQLRRWAVVDEAGNYTVVDLDNVRNGVRIPNNAFRIPEAGGSFVRDR, encoded by the coding sequence ATGATTATCTCAGACATTTTCGCCCCTTGCATGAGCGTGTTTGCTGTCGCTGCAGTTGAAGCGGCACCCGTATCGCTGGAGCCGGCGGCTGTTGCCGCGCCCGTCATTGTGGCTCAGGTTACCGCAGATGATCTCAATGCTGCTCAGATCAGCGAGCCAGAGCCTCAGCCGCAGGGTATGCAAGCACCTTATTCAGCGGAAGTTCAGCCTCTGACTGTACCTACTGTCGAAAGTGATTTCAGCTATCAGACTGGGCCACTTGCTTATGAAGATCGCACGGATGAAGAAGTCTTTGCCATGGCAGTAACGTCTCTGCGCGGCATCGAAACAATGTCGGCAGACTTTATCCAGACGGCTCCCAGTGGCAATATCACTACTGGTCAGTTGCAACTGTCGCGTCCGGGTCGTTTGCGTTTCGAGTATGATGACCCCAACCCGACATTGATTGTTGCAACCCAGGGTCTTGTCTATGTTCATGACGCTGACCTTGAGACAACTGACAGCTATCCGGTAAATCGCACCCCTCTGAAATTCCTGCTTAACCGTAATGTGCAGACCGAAGATGCGCGCCTGAAAGAGGTTCTGCGCTCTGAGGCGGCTGTCAATCTGATCCTTGAATCAACAGATGTGGAAACGCAGGGCGAAATGGTCCTGACCTTTGACGCCCCTGACATGCAGTTACGGCGATGGGCCGTCGTCGATGAGGCAGGCAATTACACAGTTGTTGATCTCGATAATGTGCGCAATGGCGTTCGCATACCCAACAACGCCTTTCGGATCCCCGAGGCGGGTGGAAGCTTTGTCCGCGACCGCTAG